The following coding sequences are from one bacterium window:
- a CDS encoding HAD family hydrolase — translation MPIRAVLFDHDGTLVDSYAGIARCMQLTCRDLGKPEMSNKEILASIGPTLENRFTELWGEKVAEEACRIYRAHYESHFLTGTELISGVPETLEAVEKRGLAIACVTNKSRNYCLRQLEHFGLLSKMQVVYANQQGIPPKPNPAMVFAALADLNIRPEDAVLVGDTPIDVATAKAAGVGAWAVRSRYTPEAELEKSDPDRIFNALPDILENL, via the coding sequence GTGCCGATTCGCGCCGTCCTGTTCGACCACGACGGAACCCTGGTGGACAGCTATGCGGGCATCGCCCGCTGCATGCAACTGACCTGCCGGGACCTCGGAAAACCCGAGATGTCGAACAAGGAGATCCTCGCCTCCATCGGCCCCACCCTGGAGAACCGTTTTACCGAACTCTGGGGGGAAAAAGTGGCGGAGGAGGCCTGCCGCATCTACCGCGCCCACTACGAGTCGCACTTTCTCACCGGAACGGAACTCATCTCCGGAGTGCCGGAAACCCTAGAGGCCGTCGAAAAGCGCGGCCTCGCGATCGCCTGCGTCACCAACAAGAGCCGGAACTACTGCCTTCGCCAGCTCGAGCACTTCGGATTGTTGAGCAAAATGCAGGTGGTCTACGCGAACCAGCAGGGCATTCCGCCCAAGCCCAATCCGGCCATGGTTTTTGCCGCCCTCGCCGATTTGAACATCCGCCCTGAAGATGCCGTCCTGGTCGGGGACACCCCGATCGATGTGGCAACGGCCAAGGCCGCGGGCGTGGGCGCCTGGGCAGTCCGCAGCCGCTACACCCCGGAGGCGGAATTGGAGAAATCCGAT